TAAATGGAAAAAAAGAGGCGTTTGTTGAATTTAAAGCATATATTGATAATTATATTATGCACGAAAAAAGCCGATTTGTAAAAGTTGATAAATGGTATTATGTAGACGGAGTACAATATGAAATTTAGCGGATTTTACAAAATATGGCTTTGTAAAAAAATTTCAAACTTTGTGTCTGAGTTTTATTGCTTTTGTAAGGGAATTAATATCAACATTTTCAAAATGTACTCCCGTTGGAACACCTTGGGCAATTTGAGAAAATTCAATTTTCAAATCTTTTAATTTATCTTCTAAATATAAACTTCTTGCTTCACTTTCAACCGAAGGCGGGAATGCAAAAATAATTTCTTTTATTTTTTTATCTTTTATAAAATTTCTTAGTTTTTGAATTTTTTCATCATCTAAATAATTTAAAACAAAATAGTACCCGTTGTAACTCCCGCTTTCTTCAATAATCATTATATCTTTTGGGTTTTCCACAACTGCGAGTATTTTGTCTCTGTTTGGATTGTCACATATTTCACATATTTCATATTCGCTGAAATTGCCGCAAATTGAACATTCTTTTATATTTGTTACTACATTTTCAATAGCATTAATCAGTTTCATTGCCCTGAATTTATCTTTTGCCAAAAATAAAGCAAGTCTTGTTGCACTTTTTTTGCCAATGCTCGGTAATTCTTCCAAAGCTTCAATTAATTCATTGATTGAATTTAAATCTTTCATTTTTCTCCTAATTTTAGTAAAATTTGTGAAATTATAACAAAGGTTGATAATTTGTGTAACTGTAAAAATAAGTTAAACGATTTTGAAAAATATGTTATTTGCAATAAAGGAACAGAACCGGCTTTTGATAATGAATACTGGGATAATAAAAAAACGGGTATTTATGCATGTAAATGTTGTGAAAAAGAGCTTTTCAGCTCAGAGCATAAATTTGCCAGCGGCACAGGATGGCCGAGTTTTTATATGCCGGTTGGGAAAATTCTTGAAGCTCCTGATTTCAGCGGTGGAACGAACAGGGTAGAGGTAATGTGTGCAAACTGTGGATCACATCTTGGGCATTTGTTTGGAGACGGACCAGCGCCAACTGGACTTAGATATTGTATAAATTCAGTTAGTCTTAAATTTATATCAAAGGTTTAATTTGGCTGTTAGAAATGTAGAAATAGATGATAAAAAATTTAAAATTGCTTATGATATTATAAATCCAAATAAAGAAAAAAACATTATTTTTTTGCACGGCTGGGGTAGTAATAAAGAAATAATGAAAGTTTTTAGTAATAATTTTAATGATTTCAGACATATTTATATTGATATGCCGGGATTTGGAAAAAGCAGTAATGATTATATTTTAACCACTTTTGATTATGCAAAAATAATGGATAAATTTTTAAATGAACTAAATATAAAAAAAGATATTATAATAGGACACAGTTTTGGGGGAAAAGTTGCAACCCTTCTTAAACCGGATTTACTTGTACTTCTTGCAAGTGCCGGAATAGTTTTGCCAAAACCGATTAACATTAGACTTAAAATAAAATTTTATAAAACATTAAAATTTTTAGGGCTAAGTAAATTTAGAAAATATTTTGTAAGCAAAGATGCTA
The Lebetimonas sp. JH292 genome window above contains:
- the recR gene encoding recombination mediator RecR, with translation MKDLNSINELIEALEELPSIGKKSATRLALFLAKDKFRAMKLINAIENVVTNIKECSICGNFSEYEICEICDNPNRDKILAVVENPKDIMIIEESGSYNGYYFVLNYLDDEKIQKLRNFIKDKKIKEIIFAFPPSVESEARSLYLEDKLKDLKIEFSQIAQGVPTGVHFENVDINSLTKAIKLRHKV
- the msrB gene encoding peptide-methionine (R)-S-oxide reductase MsrB; translated protein: MCNCKNKLNDFEKYVICNKGTEPAFDNEYWDNKKTGIYACKCCEKELFSSEHKFASGTGWPSFYMPVGKILEAPDFSGGTNRVEVMCANCGSHLGHLFGDGPAPTGLRYCINSVSLKFISKV
- a CDS encoding alpha/beta fold hydrolase gives rise to the protein MAVRNVEIDDKKFKIAYDIINPNKEKNIIFLHGWGSNKEIMKVFSNNFNDFRHIYIDMPGFGKSSNDYILTTFDYAKIMDKFLNELNIKKDIIIGHSFGGKVATLLKPDLLVLLASAGIVLPKPINIRLKIKFYKTLKFLGLSKFRKYFVSKDAKGMNENMYETFKKVVDEDFSEIFRNYKGKVLIFGGDEDTAVPPKSVKKQGELLKSKIIMLNGNHYFFFNSPNMNNAKENRKKIEKKIKKVI